A genomic window from Micromonospora ferruginea includes:
- a CDS encoding PP2C family protein-serine/threonine phosphatase, protein MTLILRSAILNDVGLVRTNNEDSALAGDRLVAVADGMGGLPAGEVASEIVIRILDELTPPTGADEAADALRAVVSTANQRIRAAITVDPARDGMGTTLTAALLAGDRLVLAQVGDSRCYLLRDHELTQLTRDDTFVQALVDQGALSRDQARHHPQRSLVTRAVQGSDAPPAVGALTVFPGDRLLLCSDGLSDYVEDAAIAAALATYGDRQQCGEQLVKLAHQAGAPDNVTVVISDVAEA, encoded by the coding sequence ATGACGCTCATCCTCCGCTCGGCGATCCTCAACGACGTCGGCCTCGTCCGGACCAACAACGAGGACTCCGCCCTCGCCGGTGACCGCCTGGTGGCGGTGGCCGACGGCATGGGCGGCCTGCCGGCCGGCGAGGTGGCCAGCGAGATCGTCATCCGGATCCTGGACGAGCTGACCCCGCCCACCGGCGCCGACGAGGCGGCCGACGCGCTGCGCGCCGTGGTCAGCACCGCGAACCAGCGCATCCGCGCGGCCATCACGGTGGACCCGGCGCGCGACGGCATGGGTACGACGCTGACCGCCGCCCTGCTGGCCGGCGACCGGCTGGTCCTCGCCCAGGTCGGCGACTCCCGGTGCTACCTGCTGCGCGACCACGAGCTGACCCAGCTCACCCGCGACGACACGTTCGTGCAGGCGCTCGTCGACCAGGGCGCGCTCTCCCGCGACCAGGCCCGCCACCACCCGCAGCGCTCGCTGGTCACCCGCGCGGTGCAGGGCTCGGACGCGCCCCCGGCGGTCGGCGCGCTCACCGTCTTCCCCGGCGACCGGCTGCTGCTGTGCAGCGACGGCCTCTCCGACTACGTGGAGGACGCCGCGATCGCCGCCGCGCTGGCCACCTACGGCGACCGTCAGCAGTGTGGCGAGCAGCTCGTGAAGCTGGCCCACCAGGCCGGCGCGCCGGACAACGTCACCGTGGTCATCTCCGACGTCGCCGAGGCCTGA